A segment of the Armatimonadota bacterium genome:
CACGAATCCTGCGGCCATCCGATCGAACTCGACCGAGTGTTCGGCACGGAGTCGGCGTATGCTGGGACGAGCTTCCTGACGCCCGAGAAGCTTGGGAACTTTAGATACGGGTCGGATCTGGTGAACATCACCGCCGATGCGACCTGTCCCGGCGGCCTCGGAAGCTTCTTCTACGACGACGAGGGTGTTCCCGCTCAATGCGTACAGATCATCGACGACGGCATCTTTGTCGGTTACCTGACTTCGCGGGAGACTGCCGCCAGGATCGGGCAGACAAGTGGCGGGGCGATGAGGGCCGATGGGTGGAACCGAATTCCACTCATCCGTATGACCAACATCAATCTCGAGCCGGGCGATTGGACCCTCGATGAGATGATCGCCGACACTCAGAAGGGTCTCTACGGAGCGATGGTCGGCTCGTGGAGTATAGACGATAAGCGCCTGAACTTCCAGTTCGCGACGGAGATCGCTTGGGATATCGAGGACGGCTCACTCGGTCAGGTGTACAAGAATCCGACCTATACTGGTATAACTTACGACTTCTGGGGTGGCTGCGATGCGATCGGCAACGAGGACGAATGGCGGCTCTGGGGAGTACCGAACTGCGGCAAGGGACAGCCGGGCCAGACGGCGCACGTGGGGCACGGTGTGGCGCCGTCGAGGTTCCAGAACGTGCGTATCGGGGTCATGGAGCAGCCGGAGGAGGAGGATTGATGCTTGGACGTGACAGAGCGTTGGAGATCGTACACAAGGCTGTTGCGCTGTCCAGTGCCGATCAGACGCAGGCGGTGTTCCAAGTCGGTGAGTCGAGCCTGACCCGATTCGCCAACTCGAGCATCCATCAGAATGTTTCCGAACGGAATGGCGGGCTGTCTGTCAAGGCGGCGCTCGGTAAGCGTATCGGGTTTGCTACCACGAACAAGCTTGATGACCACTCGATCCGCGAGACGGTGGACAAGGCAGTGATCTTCGCACGGCACTCCGGAGAGAACCCGGATTTCGTCTCGCTGCCCAAGCCGGGGACGCTCTCGCTGGTCGAGAGCTTCGACGAGCGCACGGCAGGCTGCTCGCCGGAGGAGCGCGCGTCGGCGGTCGGCAGCCTGATCGGCGAGGCGAGAAAGCGTGACAGCTCGGCAGCCGGCTCGCTGAAGACTGAGTACGCGGAGGTCGCGATTGCCAGTTCCCTCGGCATCGAGGCATACAGGGCCGATACTGTGGCCAGTGTGAACACAGTGATGACCGCCGATGACGGATTCGGTTACGCCGACCGGGTGGCCAGGCGCATCGGCGATTTCGACCCTGTCGAGGTGGGCGCAGAGGCCGCTGAGAGAAGTGTTCAGTCCAGACATCCCGAATTGATCGAGCCGGGCGAATACGACGTCGTGTTGCTCCCGTATGCGACCGTCGAGTTTCTCGAGTTTCTGTCCTACCTCGGTTTCGGCGCGCTTGCCGTCCAGGAGGGCCGGAGCTTCATGAACGGCAAGTTCGGGGAGAAAGTCGTCGGTGAGAACATCACCATCTGGGACGACGGTCTCGATGCTCGCGGCATCCCGACTGGATTCGACCCGGAAGGGGTGCCGAAGCAGCGCGTGGACCTGATCGTCAACGGCGTGGCGAATGCCGTCGTCTACGACTCCTATACCGCAGGCAAGGAGGGAAAGGCATCCACGGGCCATTCCTCCGGAGGTATCGGAACGTACGGTCCGATGGCGACGAATATGTTCATGCAGGCCGGGGATTCGTCGGTGGAGGATATGGTCGCGGCGACCAGGCGCGGGGTGCTCGTCACCCGTTTCCACTACACGAACGTGATTCACCCGACGCAGGTGCTCATCACTGGCATGACCCGTGATGGGACGTTCCTCATCGAGAACGGCACGATCACGAAGCCTCTGAAGAACATGCGCTTCACCGATAGCGTGCTCCGCGTTCTGTCGAATGTGGATATGATCTCGAAAGACACCATGCGCCAGTCGTGGGCGGTCGTGCCCGCAATTCGAGCGACGGGATTCCGCTTCAGCGGTGCGACCGAGTTCTAGTTCAGTGTGAGGTTGCTTGTCGTTCTTCGCTGCGCTCGCGCCTACAGGGTTTCTGGAGACCGCGATGCCCGACTACATCTACCGTACCATCGAAGAAGCTCCGAGCGTCCCCTGTCCATGCGGTACGAGCACCCGCATCATCACTCGGGCGGATACTCCTACCGCCAACGTCCATGTCACGAGCATCCGGGATTCGGCCAGGCATTACCATAGAGAAGCTACGGAGATATACTACATCCTCGACGGCACGGGATCGATGGAACTGGGTACGGACTCCGTGGAACTGAAGCCCGGAGTTACCATCATGATACCTCCTGGCGTCGTTCACAGGGCGTACGGTGATGTCAGATGCCTTGTCGTCGGCGTCCCTGCATGGACGCATGACGACGAGTTCTTCTGCGAAGAGTAAGCGGCGTCTCACGCCGAAGCCTTGACCGTTCTACTGCCGGCGGTGTATCCTGAATCCGCGAATCATGAACCGTTCTGAGAGAGGCAACCCACCTTGACCTATACTTCGTATGTCCAGCAACGGCTCGAACATCTCCTCAACAGCTTCGACTCGATTGAACGGCGTGACGCCTTGGCGGAGCTGGTGCGTCGGTTGAAGCTCGGTCAGATGCCGATACCTCCGCCGAAGGAGGAGGTAAATCTGCACTTTCACACCTTCTTCTCGTTCAACGCAAACGGCTGGTCGCCGGGCCGCATCGCGTGGGAGAGCGTCAAGTACGGGCTCGAGGTGTCCGGAATCGTGGATTTCGATGTGCTCGACGGTATGGACGAGTTCTTGGAGGCCGGAGAGTTGCTCGGATTGAAGACCGTTGCAGGGCTTGAGTCGCGCGTCTTCGTGAGCGAACTCGCTGACAAGGTGATGTCGTCGCCGAACGAGCCGGGCATCGCGTACTTCATGGCCGGAGGATGCTTCAAGCGCCCGCCTGCCGGAAGCGAGGCTTCACGCACCCTGCAGTCGATGGCCGAGACTGCTCGCGAGCGCAACCTCGCCCTGGTCGGACGAGTGAATGCGTACCTCGATCCCGTCGTGCTCGATTACGAGTCGGACGCCATCCCGCTGACCCCGTCCGGCAACGCGACCGAGCGACATCTCCTTCAGGCCTATGATTCGAAGGCCCGCGAGGTCTTCGGATGCTGCACGCCCGAACTCACGGAGTTCTGGGCCGAGAAGCTTGGTGCTCCCGAGGAGCAGATCACGGCTCTGCTCGGGGACACGCCGAAGTTCCATGAGAAGATACGCTCGAAGCTGATGAAGTTTGGTGGTGTGGGTTACGTACCCCCCACGAGTGGCAGTTTCCCGTGCGTCGAGGACGCGATCAAGATGATGCGCGGCATGGATGCGCTACCCATGATCACTTGGCTCGACGGCACGAACGCCGGCGAAGAGGGCACGGACGCCTTCCTGGAGCTTCTGATCTCGAAGGGCTGCGTCTCGCTCAACATCATCCCCGACCGCAACTGGAACATCAAGAACCCGGATGAGAAGGCGCTCAAGACCCGCAAGCTGAGGGAGGTCGTGGAAGGTGCTCGCAAGTTCCATCTGCCGATATCCGTCGGCACGGAGATGAACAAGGCCGGCCTGCCCTTTGTGGATGCCTTCGACTCCGACGAGTTGGCGCCCTACCGCAGGGATTTCGTCGATGGCGCGAGGTGTCTCTACGGGCATACGGTCCTTGCGCGTTATGCCGATTTCGGATACTTCAGCGACAAGGCACAGGCGGCATTCGAAGACGACCGGGCGGCAAGGAACTCATTCTATGCGAAGGTCGGCCGCGAGTTCATTCCACCTGCGTTGGCCCGGGGGAGTCTCAGCCGGCTCTCGGAGCCCGGTGAGATTCTCTCTGTTTTCGGCGTGCTGGAATAGACGGCCTTTCTCCACCACCGAGCACTTGGATTCACGAGTAGGAGCCAATCATGCCGTTCACTACCCGGCCGGTTATCCGGGGCACACACGGAGTCATCGCGACGGGGCACTACCTGGCGACGGAGGCCGGGGTGCATATCCTGCGGTCCGGTGGCAATGCGATTGACGCCGGCGTTGCAGCGGGCTTCTGCGAGCACGTGCTGGAGCCGCATCAGAACGGAGCGGGCGGCGAGGCTCCGATACTGATCTACTCCGCCGACCGCAAGAAGGCGTTCTCGATCAATGGGCACGGCACCGCTCCCCGGCGCGCGACCATCGGATGGTTCCGCGAGCAGGGCATAGACCTCATCCCAGGTAATGGCTTCCTCCCGGCGACCGTACCGGCAGCTTTTGACGCCTGGATCACTGCCCTGCGCGAGTTCGGAACGATGTCGCTGGCCGAGGTTCTCGCACCAGCTCACGATCTCGCGGAGAACGGCTTTCCGATGTACAATCACCTGCGGGAGATCCTCGTCGCCAAGGAGGAGGCGTTCATCAAGGAGTGGCCGACCTCCGCCGAGACTTTCATGCCCGGCGGGCGTGTCTCCGAGATCGGCGAGATCTTCCGTCGACCTCTTCTCGCGGGGACGTTCAGGAAGCTTATGGCCGCGGAGAAGCACGGCGGTCGGAGCGGGCGTGAGAGTGGACTCCAAGCGGCCCGGGACCTCTACTACAAGGGCGAGATCGCGGAAAGGATCGCGGAGTTTGTCGCGAATACCGAGATTATGGACGCGACCGGCAAGTCGCACCGGGGTCTCCTGGAGTACGACGACATCGCGGGCTACTCGGCCAGGATCGAGACGCCGGAGGTCGTTAGCTACCGGGGGATCGACGTGCTCAAATGCGGGCCGTGGTGTCAGGGTCCGGTGATGCTTCAGCAA
Coding sequences within it:
- a CDS encoding TldD/PmbA family protein, translating into MLGRDRALEIVHKAVALSSADQTQAVFQVGESSLTRFANSSIHQNVSERNGGLSVKAALGKRIGFATTNKLDDHSIRETVDKAVIFARHSGENPDFVSLPKPGTLSLVESFDERTAGCSPEERASAVGSLIGEARKRDSSAAGSLKTEYAEVAIASSLGIEAYRADTVASVNTVMTADDGFGYADRVARRIGDFDPVEVGAEAAERSVQSRHPELIEPGEYDVVLLPYATVEFLEFLSYLGFGALAVQEGRSFMNGKFGEKVVGENITIWDDGLDARGIPTGFDPEGVPKQRVDLIVNGVANAVVYDSYTAGKEGKASTGHSSGGIGTYGPMATNMFMQAGDSSVEDMVAATRRGVLVTRFHYTNVIHPTQVLITGMTRDGTFLIENGTITKPLKNMRFTDSVLRVLSNVDMISKDTMRQSWAVVPAIRATGFRFSGATEF
- a CDS encoding cupin domain-containing protein, whose translation is MSFFAALAPTGFLETAMPDYIYRTIEEAPSVPCPCGTSTRIITRADTPTANVHVTSIRDSARHYHREATEIYYILDGTGSMELGTDSVELKPGVTIMIPPGVVHRAYGDVRCLVVGVPAWTHDDEFFCEE